Proteins encoded by one window of Primulina huaijiensis isolate GDHJ02 chromosome 1, ASM1229523v2, whole genome shotgun sequence:
- the LOC140971508 gene encoding uncharacterized protein, translated as MKGVMRFGKKDKLSHRFIGPFEILEEVGILVYRIALSPNLEGVHNVLHVSMLRKYMSNLSHVLDYEPLQLTPNLSFEERPTQILDRQERKLRNKVNHMVKVKCLNHPEEDATWRLKPVDRMIGGKADGTRVTPGLGPNSSGSESWPGRARTPLVFTLESHEGDE; from the exons atgaagggtgtgatgagatttgggaagaaggaCAAGCTCAGTCATAGATTCATAGGGCCGTTTGAGATCTTGGAGGAAGTTGGGATACTCGTTTACAGAATTGCATTATCGCCGAATCTAgagggagttcataatgtgttacATGTCtctatgttgcggaagtatATGTCGAATCTTTCGCATGTACTGGactatgagccacttcagctgacaccgAACCTGTCTTTCGAGGAGAGACCCACTCAGATATTAGATAGACAGGAGAGGAAGCTCCGGAACAAAGTGAACcacatggtcaaagtcaagtgttTGAATCATCCCGAGGAGGATGCTACTTGGAGACTGAAGCCG GTAGATCGGATGATAGGAGGGAAAGCCGACGGTACGAGGGTGACTCCAGGACTTGGACCAAACTCTAGTGGGTCTGAGTCATGGCCTGGAAGGGCTCGAACACCTCTGGTCTTTACATTAGAGTCGCACGAGGGTGATGAATGA